A section of the Prosthecobacter sp. genome encodes:
- a CDS encoding FKBP-type peptidyl-prolyl cis-trans isomerase, producing MIKAVQVILPSLLLLSCSQTPKTKPQRAPITSPIADVSVGSGMHTTLTGLQYEVLRRGTGTVSPVSTDTVRVHYHGTLLNGTVFDSSVERGEPISFPLNAVIRGWTEGVHLMKVGDKFRFVIPSHLAYGANSPTPKIPPYSTLVFEIELLGINPS from the coding sequence ATGATCAAAGCCGTCCAAGTCATCCTTCCATCACTGCTGCTTCTGAGTTGCAGCCAAACGCCCAAGACCAAGCCTCAAAGGGCCCCGATCACCTCACCGATTGCCGATGTCAGCGTGGGCAGCGGCATGCATACCACCCTGACAGGGTTGCAGTATGAGGTCTTGAGGCGCGGCACCGGCACGGTTTCACCGGTATCCACCGACACCGTCAGGGTCCACTATCACGGCACCTTGCTTAACGGAACGGTCTTCGACAGCTCGGTGGAGCGTGGCGAGCCGATCAGCTTCCCGTTGAACGCCGTGATCCGCGGCTGGACGGAAGGCGTGCATTTGATGAAGGTGGGCGACAAGTTCAGGTTCGTGATTCCATCCCACCTGGCCTATGGCGCGAACAGCCCTACGCCCAAAATCCCGCCATACAGCACGCTGGTCTTTGAGATCGAGCTGCTCGGCATCAACCCGTCGTGA
- a CDS encoding thioredoxin fold domain-containing protein has protein sequence MKTLLASFALLLASAALAGGPDKITNLKSALETAQGQGKMLFVQYGREACGNCQALKGMIEKRQVRLSESKFVYADVNCDDATTSALFREKFKVEGSTLPFVVVAAADGTQLAGRTGYGSAKDFEDLLRDAQKAAKKLEDAKAKKK, from the coding sequence ATGAAAACTCTGCTCGCCTCCTTCGCCCTGCTGCTTGCCTCCGCCGCGCTTGCGGGCGGCCCCGACAAGATTACCAATTTGAAATCGGCGCTGGAGACGGCGCAGGGCCAGGGGAAGATGCTGTTCGTGCAGTATGGCCGTGAGGCCTGCGGCAACTGCCAGGCGCTCAAGGGCATGATCGAGAAGCGGCAGGTGCGGCTCTCGGAGAGCAAGTTCGTCTATGCCGACGTGAACTGCGATGATGCGACCACGAGCGCCCTGTTCCGTGAGAAGTTCAAGGTGGAAGGCTCCACGCTGCCCTTCGTCGTCGTGGCCGCCGCCGACGGCACCCAACTGGCCGGCCGCACCGGCTATGGCAGCGCCAAAGACTTCGAAGATCTCCTCCGCGACGCGCAGAAGGCCGCGAAGAAGCTGGAGGATGCCAAGGCGAAGAAAAAGTAG
- the thrS gene encoding threonine--tRNA ligase: protein MSAERKTLEERAQMSDIDRLRHSCAHVMATAILRLWPNAQFAYGPPVENGFYYDFDLPDHRITPDDFEKIEAEMKKISKENQKFEWKGISRDEAKAMAQSGRLGGLTERPGNPSVFKLDLIDKIPEGEQISCFQNGDFIDLCAGPHVGYSGKCKHVKLMSVSSSFYMGDETKPQLQRLYGTAFPTSEELAKHLEQLEEAKKRDHRKLGKELKLFHIDEEVGQGLILWTPNGAILRQELQNFISEELRKQGYSQVFTPHIGKVGLYKTSGHFPYYKESQFAPVIENDDLAKVIKEGCGCCEVMERLGAVSAKMRQGLNERAGKEIVPEDRVLPDDQLLDGFLLKPMNCPHHIKIYDSQPHSYRDLPVRLAEFGTVYRWEQSGELNGMTRVRGFTQDDAHLFCTEDQVAAEVLGCLSLVKIVLSTLGMTDYRVRVGLRDPDSSKFTGNPEQWDKAEDACRKAAATLGVPFTEEPGEAAFYGPKIDFVIKDVIGREWQLGTVQVDYVLPVRFDLTYNGPDNKPHRPVMIHRAPFGSMERFCGVLIEHFAGHFPTWLAPEQVRVLTISEKADAFAEETFAQLKAAGLRVTLNNDADKIGAKIRNAQLDKIPYMLVVGEKEAAVQSVAVRHSKRGDLGVKPIADFLTEITAEVRERRL from the coding sequence ATGTCCGCCGAACGAAAAACTCTCGAAGAACGCGCTCAGATGTCCGACATCGACCGCCTGCGCCACTCCTGTGCCCATGTGATGGCCACTGCCATCCTGCGCCTGTGGCCGAACGCCCAGTTCGCCTACGGTCCGCCCGTGGAGAACGGCTTCTACTACGACTTCGACCTGCCGGACCACCGTATCACGCCGGACGACTTCGAGAAGATCGAGGCGGAGATGAAGAAAATCTCGAAGGAGAACCAGAAGTTCGAATGGAAGGGCATCAGCCGCGACGAAGCGAAGGCGATGGCGCAAAGCGGCCGCCTCGGCGGTTTGACCGAGCGCCCAGGGAACCCGAGCGTGTTCAAGCTCGACCTCATCGACAAGATTCCTGAAGGCGAGCAGATCTCCTGCTTCCAGAACGGCGATTTTATCGACCTTTGTGCCGGACCGCACGTCGGTTACAGCGGCAAGTGCAAACACGTGAAGCTCATGTCGGTCAGCTCGTCCTTCTACATGGGCGACGAGACGAAACCGCAGCTCCAGCGTCTCTACGGCACCGCGTTCCCGACCAGCGAGGAACTCGCCAAGCATCTCGAACAGCTCGAAGAGGCAAAGAAGCGCGATCACCGCAAGCTGGGCAAAGAATTGAAGCTCTTCCACATCGACGAAGAAGTCGGGCAAGGTTTGATCCTGTGGACACCGAACGGCGCGATCCTGCGCCAGGAACTGCAAAACTTCATCAGCGAGGAACTGCGCAAGCAGGGCTACAGCCAGGTCTTCACGCCGCACATCGGCAAAGTCGGCCTCTACAAGACCAGCGGCCACTTCCCTTATTACAAGGAGAGCCAGTTCGCGCCCGTCATCGAGAACGACGACCTCGCGAAGGTCATCAAAGAAGGCTGCGGCTGCTGTGAAGTCATGGAACGCCTCGGTGCTGTGTCTGCCAAGATGCGCCAGGGACTCAACGAGCGTGCTGGCAAGGAAATCGTGCCTGAAGATCGCGTGCTGCCCGATGACCAGCTCCTCGACGGCTTCCTGCTGAAGCCGATGAACTGCCCGCATCACATCAAGATCTACGACAGTCAGCCGCACAGCTATCGCGACCTGCCCGTGCGCCTCGCCGAGTTCGGCACGGTGTATCGCTGGGAGCAGAGCGGTGAGTTGAACGGCATGACCCGCGTGCGTGGCTTCACGCAGGACGACGCGCATCTCTTCTGCACCGAAGACCAAGTCGCCGCCGAAGTCCTCGGCTGCCTGAGCCTCGTGAAGATCGTGCTCAGCACGCTAGGCATGACGGATTACCGCGTGCGCGTGGGCTTGCGTGATCCTGACAGCAGCAAATTCACCGGCAATCCCGAGCAGTGGGACAAGGCCGAAGACGCCTGCCGCAAAGCCGCCGCCACACTCGGAGTGCCGTTCACCGAAGAGCCGGGCGAAGCCGCGTTCTACGGCCCGAAGATCGACTTCGTCATCAAGGACGTCATCGGCCGCGAATGGCAGCTCGGCACCGTGCAGGTCGATTACGTCCTGCCCGTGCGCTTTGACCTGACCTACAACGGCCCCGACAACAAGCCGCATCGCCCGGTGATGATTCATCGTGCGCCCTTCGGCAGCATGGAGCGCTTCTGCGGCGTGCTTATCGAGCACTTCGCCGGTCACTTCCCGACCTGGCTCGCGCCCGAGCAGGTGCGCGTGCTCACCATCAGCGAAAAGGCCGATGCCTTCGCCGAGGAAACCTTCGCCCAGCTCAAGGCCGCCGGCCTGCGCGTCACGCTGAACAACGATGCCGACAAGATCGGCGCCAAGATCCGCAACGCCCAGCTCGACAAGATCCCCTACATGCTCGTCGTCGGCGAGAAGGAAGCCGCCGTGCAATCCGTCGCCGTCCGCCACAGCAAGAGGGGTGACCTCGGCGTCAAACCCATCGCCGATTTCCTCACGGAGATCACGGCGGAGGTGCGCGAGCGGCGGTTGTAG
- a CDS encoding SMP-30/gluconolactonase/LRE family protein, which produces MIPRTLGLFVVFSFAALAADPVPTFQGSIERLDPALDALIAPEAKIEVLASGFNWSEGPVWRDGGIVFSDVPENTVFGWKEGDTAAKVVLKPSGSLIDPTGQGSNGLAVDAQGNLILCQHGERRIARLEKDGRFTPLAGKYEGKRFNSPNDLVIAKDGTIYFTDPPYGLKKGGAAAELAFHGIYALTSAGKVSLLISDIDFPNGIALSPDEKTLYIAISDPQHTRVSAYDLQDDGSVKNGRVFFNAHPLKSAARKGGCDGMKVDTNGNIWTTGPGGVLIIDKSGKHLGSILTGQATANCAFGGEDRSTLYITADMFLLRVKTLAKGL; this is translated from the coding sequence ATGATTCCTCGCACGCTCGGTTTGTTCGTCGTCTTTTCCTTCGCGGCCTTAGCTGCTGATCCCGTTCCCACGTTTCAAGGCTCCATCGAACGACTGGACCCGGCCCTGGATGCGTTGATTGCGCCGGAGGCGAAGATCGAGGTGCTGGCGTCGGGGTTCAACTGGTCGGAGGGGCCGGTGTGGCGGGATGGGGGCATCGTTTTCTCGGATGTGCCGGAGAACACGGTGTTTGGCTGGAAGGAAGGCGACACGGCGGCGAAGGTGGTGCTGAAGCCGAGTGGCAGCCTGATCGATCCCACCGGGCAAGGCTCGAACGGGCTGGCGGTGGATGCGCAGGGGAATCTGATTCTCTGCCAGCACGGCGAGCGCCGCATCGCGCGACTGGAGAAAGACGGCCGCTTCACGCCGCTGGCGGGCAAGTATGAGGGCAAGCGCTTCAACAGCCCGAACGATCTCGTCATTGCGAAGGACGGCACGATCTACTTCACCGATCCGCCCTACGGCTTGAAGAAAGGCGGAGCGGCGGCGGAGCTGGCTTTTCATGGCATCTACGCGCTCACATCGGCGGGCAAGGTGTCGCTGCTGATCAGCGACATTGATTTTCCGAATGGCATTGCCCTGAGCCCGGACGAAAAGACGCTCTACATCGCCATTTCGGACCCACAGCACACGCGCGTGAGTGCCTATGATCTACAAGACGACGGCAGTGTGAAGAATGGCCGTGTCTTCTTCAACGCGCACCCTCTCAAGAGCGCGGCACGCAAGGGCGGCTGCGATGGGATGAAGGTGGACACGAACGGCAACATCTGGACCACTGGTCCCGGCGGCGTGTTGATCATCGACAAGAGCGGCAAGCACCTCGGCAGCATCCTCACCGGCCAGGCGACGGCGAACTGCGCCTTTGGCGGCGAGGATCGCAGCACGCTCTACATCACGGCGGACATGTTTCTGCTGCGTGTGAAGACGCTGGCGAAGGGGCTGTGA
- a CDS encoding N-6 DNA methylase, which produces MAVETKPLFNPELIRQQVHAFTLPDAVETARPRLQHWADLIASGKADTFKETALLPEFLTDIFGQLLGYTGPAGPGDSFTLLRETHVEVDGQFADAALGRFTSESKKFTVAVEGKGTRDPLERPFAGRRMSAVDQAYRYAINLPCDWIIVTSMRETRLYHKGSNQQTYERFETTRLASDAALLMRFVFLLGAARVVPESGACHLDALLRSSESAGRELTNQFYALYADIRQQVFVQLRSANATVPPEEILRCTQKLLDRILFCSFCEDRVLLPPNTVRCAFEHHDPYHPRPIWENFRGLFRSVDVGNAGLKIPAYNGGLFAHDAGLDTLAVPDDVCALFRDLAEYDYRPAREMAEADDTQEIHPVIDVDILGHIFEQSITELERLRQELGMTYGTVDEKQAKTRRKKEGAFYTPAFITRYNVEQALGGVVKVRFEALRVKHAAEAVATARKTLTDPNAYDLAALNEPQRKALIRFWEAWQEVLKTLRILDPACGSGAYLIEAFDQLHALYEISNARLEELRGHRTLFDLDRQILQHNLYGVDLNAEAIQICQLSLWIKTAAHGKLLTSLDHSIREGNSIISDPAVHPKAFDWQTAFPEVFAQGGFDVVVGNPPYVRQELLTPFKPWLEAHYASYHGMADLYVYFYELGLRVLKPGGLMSYIVTNKWMKAGYGEPLRRFFRDQAWVRSVVDFGHAKQIFEEADVFPCIIVAEKPTSEDKPKTARLCTIPREQLRIDDLSVQIEKEGAEMDVEQLGVESWQLEPQAVSGLIQKIRSTGKPLKSFAGVKPLRGIVTGCNEAFLIDSKTRNDIVKADPKSSEIIHPYLRGQDVNRWQSEWAETWIIFTRRGIDIDAYPGVKCHLEQFKQQLEPKPNDWTGGEWPGRKAGTYKWFEIQDSIDYWREFEKPKISYQEIQFHPCYALDTKGFYGNNKTFFITCDDLYLLAVLNSPLMWWHNWRYLPHMKDEALSPLGFLMEALPIAEPTAAIRAAVETAARRLIDITASQQQTQHTVLDWLRVEYAIEKPSQKLAALTDLDSDAFIAEVKKLRGKSQPLTAASLAALRAEHTRSIDPARTLAAETLTIERTLSDLINQAYALTPEEVKLMWATAPPRMPF; this is translated from the coding sequence ATGGCCGTCGAAACCAAGCCCCTGTTCAATCCCGAGCTCATCCGTCAGCAGGTGCATGCCTTCACGCTGCCGGATGCTGTGGAGACAGCGCGCCCCCGCCTCCAGCATTGGGCGGACCTCATCGCTTCGGGTAAAGCAGACACCTTCAAAGAAACCGCGCTGCTGCCCGAGTTCCTCACGGACATCTTCGGCCAGCTTCTTGGTTACACCGGCCCCGCGGGCCCCGGCGACAGCTTCACGCTGCTGCGCGAGACGCATGTCGAGGTGGACGGTCAGTTCGCCGATGCCGCGCTCGGGCGCTTCACCAGCGAGTCGAAGAAGTTCACTGTCGCCGTTGAGGGGAAGGGGACACGCGATCCGCTGGAACGCCCCTTCGCCGGACGCCGCATGTCCGCGGTCGATCAGGCGTATCGGTATGCGATCAATCTACCGTGTGACTGGATCATCGTCACCTCCATGCGGGAGACGCGGCTGTATCACAAAGGCTCGAACCAGCAGACCTACGAGCGCTTCGAGACCACGCGACTCGCCAGCGATGCGGCGTTGTTGATGCGCTTCGTCTTCCTGCTCGGTGCGGCGCGCGTCGTGCCGGAGTCGGGAGCTTGTCACCTCGACGCCTTGCTGCGTTCGTCCGAGTCCGCCGGACGTGAACTGACGAATCAGTTCTACGCGCTCTACGCCGACATCCGCCAGCAGGTCTTCGTCCAGCTCCGCAGCGCCAATGCCACGGTGCCGCCGGAGGAAATCCTGCGCTGCACCCAGAAGCTGCTCGACCGCATCCTGTTCTGCTCTTTCTGCGAGGATCGCGTCCTGCTGCCGCCGAACACCGTCCGCTGCGCCTTCGAGCACCACGATCCCTACCATCCCCGGCCCATCTGGGAAAACTTTCGCGGCCTGTTCCGCTCCGTTGATGTTGGCAATGCCGGGCTGAAGATTCCCGCCTACAACGGCGGCCTCTTTGCGCATGACGCGGGCCTCGACACGCTCGCCGTGCCCGATGATGTCTGCGCCCTGTTCCGCGACCTCGCCGAATACGATTACCGCCCCGCGCGTGAGATGGCCGAGGCCGACGACACGCAGGAAATCCATCCCGTCATCGACGTGGACATCCTGGGCCACATCTTCGAGCAGTCCATCACCGAACTGGAGCGTCTGCGGCAGGAATTGGGAATGACCTACGGCACCGTGGATGAAAAGCAGGCGAAGACTCGCCGCAAAAAGGAAGGCGCGTTCTACACACCGGCGTTCATCACGCGCTACAACGTCGAGCAAGCGCTGGGCGGCGTGGTGAAAGTCCGCTTCGAGGCTTTGCGTGTGAAACATGCGGCGGAAGCCGTCGCCACGGCGCGGAAGACGCTGACCGATCCCAATGCCTACGACCTCGCCGCGCTCAATGAGCCGCAGCGCAAGGCGCTCATCCGCTTCTGGGAAGCCTGGCAGGAAGTGCTCAAGACCCTCCGCATCCTCGATCCCGCCTGCGGCAGCGGCGCTTACCTCATCGAGGCGTTCGATCAGCTCCACGCGCTCTACGAAATCTCCAACGCCCGCTTGGAGGAGCTGCGCGGCCACCGCACGCTCTTTGATCTCGACCGCCAGATCCTCCAGCACAACCTCTACGGCGTCGATCTCAACGCCGAGGCCATCCAAATCTGCCAGCTCAGCCTGTGGATCAAAACCGCCGCGCATGGCAAGCTGCTCACCAGTCTTGATCACAGCATCCGCGAGGGCAACAGCATCATCAGCGACCCCGCCGTGCATCCCAAAGCCTTCGATTGGCAGACCGCCTTCCCCGAAGTCTTCGCGCAGGGCGGCTTCGATGTCGTCGTCGGCAATCCGCCCTATGTGCGGCAGGAACTCCTCACGCCCTTCAAGCCCTGGCTCGAAGCGCACTACGCCAGCTACCACGGCATGGCCGACCTCTACGTTTACTTTTATGAGCTGGGCCTGCGCGTGTTGAAGCCCGGCGGCCTCATGTCCTACATCGTCACCAACAAATGGATGAAGGCCGGCTACGGCGAGCCGCTGCGCCGTTTCTTCCGTGATCAGGCCTGGGTGCGCAGCGTCGTGGACTTCGGCCACGCCAAGCAAATCTTCGAGGAGGCCGATGTCTTCCCCTGCATCATCGTCGCCGAGAAACCCACCAGCGAAGACAAGCCCAAGACCGCCCGCCTCTGCACCATCCCCCGCGAGCAGCTCCGCATCGACGACCTCAGCGTGCAGATCGAGAAGGAAGGCGCGGAGATGGATGTCGAACAGCTCGGCGTGGAAAGCTGGCAATTGGAACCGCAGGCGGTTTCCGGTTTGATTCAAAAGATACGCAGCACCGGCAAGCCGCTCAAAAGCTTCGCAGGCGTGAAGCCGCTTCGCGGCATCGTCACGGGATGTAATGAAGCATTCCTCATCGACTCCAAGACAAGGAACGACATCGTCAAAGCCGATCCCAAGAGCAGTGAGATCATTCATCCCTACCTGCGCGGGCAGGACGTGAACCGCTGGCAATCGGAGTGGGCCGAAACGTGGATCATCTTCACGCGCCGAGGTATCGACATCGACGCCTATCCCGGAGTGAAGTGCCACTTGGAGCAGTTCAAGCAACAGCTTGAACCCAAGCCCAATGATTGGACTGGAGGCGAATGGCCAGGCCGCAAAGCAGGCACCTACAAGTGGTTCGAGATTCAAGACTCGATCGACTACTGGCGTGAGTTCGAGAAGCCGAAGATCAGCTACCAAGAGATTCAGTTTCATCCGTGCTATGCCTTGGACACCAAGGGCTTCTATGGGAACAACAAGACCTTCTTCATCACCTGCGACGATCTTTACCTTCTCGCCGTGCTGAACTCGCCGCTGATGTGGTGGCACAACTGGCGTTACCTCCCACACATGAAGGACGAAGCGCTTTCACCGCTTGGATTCCTCATGGAAGCGTTGCCCATCGCCGAACCCACCGCGGCGATCCGTGCCGCCGTCGAAACTGCCGCACGCCGCCTCATCGACATCACCGCGAGCCAGCAGCAGACGCAGCACACCGTGCTCGACTGGTTGCGCGTGGAATACGCCATCGAGAAGCCCAGCCAGAAACTGGCGGCCCTCACCGACCTCGATTCCGACGCCTTCATCGCCGAAGTGAAGAAACTGCGCGGCAAAAGCCAGCCCCTCACCGCCGCCAGCCTCGCCGCGTTGCGTGCCGAGCACACCCGCAGCATCGACCCCGCCCGCACCCTCGCCGCCGAAACGCTGACCATCGAGCGCACTCTCAGCGACCTCATCAACCAAGCCTACGCCCTCACCCCCGAAGAAGTGAAGCTGATGTGGGCCACCGCCCCGCCGAGGATGCCGTTCTAA
- a CDS encoding DUF433 domain-containing protein, translating to MITLTDLPLPLRGVFAFLDTVLPPETREAFATTEINKDQPGFLVYESFTGKTQRILMDTFQLMNGCSPVCQFLEEFHLFHETDMATALTWAYGLHQRGKDPLEALRADYAFRWEALLSWMTNEQINAARSRRPFCEHQPRTKLGDRWARCETYWHVGTIVLRGDRLVCHQIECYLDMDTEMDWLEDSEWAKFQALGGTEAFLAGKFEWPPIRLSMTTSFDDVRDAVLHLRKLDQVRILSLVAKEVADAHPGIDFQDNICGGSARISRTRIAVWLLEALRRGGRTDAELLAAYPSLTAEDLANAWNYARTHREEMEREIAANGDDA from the coding sequence ATGATCACGCTCACCGACCTGCCACTCCCATTACGCGGAGTGTTTGCCTTTCTGGACACCGTGCTTCCGCCAGAGACACGCGAGGCTTTCGCCACAACAGAGATCAATAAGGATCAGCCCGGCTTTCTGGTTTACGAATCATTCACCGGCAAGACGCAGCGGATCCTGATGGATACCTTTCAACTCATGAATGGCTGCTCGCCCGTATGCCAATTTCTGGAGGAGTTCCACCTTTTTCACGAAACGGACATGGCCACGGCTCTGACCTGGGCCTATGGCCTGCATCAGCGAGGGAAAGACCCGCTGGAGGCATTGCGGGCGGATTATGCCTTCCGTTGGGAAGCATTGCTCAGTTGGATGACAAACGAACAGATTAATGCGGCCCGTAGCAGACGGCCCTTTTGTGAGCACCAGCCCCGCACAAAGCTAGGCGACCGGTGGGCACGCTGCGAAACTTACTGGCATGTGGGCACGATCGTCCTGCGCGGCGACCGGCTGGTCTGTCACCAAATCGAGTGCTACCTGGACATGGACACGGAAATGGACTGGTTGGAGGATTCGGAATGGGCAAAGTTTCAAGCTCTTGGCGGGACAGAAGCTTTTCTCGCCGGAAAGTTTGAGTGGCCGCCGATAAGGCTCAGCATGACGACGAGCTTCGATGATGTCCGCGACGCGGTGCTCCACCTGCGCAAATTGGACCAAGTGCGCATCCTCTCGCTCGTGGCGAAGGAGGTGGCGGATGCGCACCCAGGCATCGACTTTCAGGACAACATCTGCGGAGGTTCGGCGCGCATCAGCCGCACACGCATCGCCGTCTGGCTGCTCGAAGCGCTGCGACGCGGTGGCAGGACGGATGCGGAACTGCTGGCCGCCTACCCCTCGCTCACCGCCGAGGATCTCGCCAATGCGTGGAACTATGCGCGCACGCACCGGGAGGAGATGGAGCGCGAGATCGCTGCCAATGGAGATGACGCATGA
- a CDS encoding protein kinase, whose protein sequence is MSDSPAAPKTCPQCGKALPAEGPDGRCAQCLSSAALQPSQLDTAPLDPDAATLPLSGPHPTLSEDNNNSDIPLPEELTALLPKDNYSVESFLGQGGMGAVYKGTQVRLQRPVAIKIMRRDQAKDRGYEERFRREALALAKLNHPNIVSVIDYGEAGPDYLYIVMELVDGADLVGVIRSGQMTQEMAMKLLPQICDALQFAHDHGIIHRDIKPSNIMLTRDGRVKMCDFGLAKRYDVDSDFRTKAGTGMGTPDYAAPEQFNAAGVVDHRADIYALGVMIYQMITGDLPRGAWKPPSQRPGVVPQWDAIVSHAMEPNPNDRYARADEVKTEVSRIMLTDAVEQAPRLPAKSPTGATPALQSKSKTLRLVSILSAAVVITAGVFFVFDKPSAWFAKPRSSPPPLPVSQSSATPGTIPFILTSADYQWSAPMNLGPMVNSAKDEQGVAITADGLVLTVQSARFHPEDLVECTRRTPSEPFGEARPLDEVNTDRAETNPWMSADGLTLLYSASQGPDHQGGPSLDIYQRQRRDRSSPWGEQTHLGTLVNVLGLDLAPSLSVDGLTLLFISDRPGGHGWWDVWRSSRQSLTSPFEQPENLGTGVNSTGTERQVFLASDNRTILFMRNAANSADLSPSVLFMGVQDEHGSFSASPLDWPIKGKVATPWLSPDGRTLWFAWDGPGGQGGMDIWQIQRVPKR, encoded by the coding sequence ATGAGCGATTCGCCCGCCGCACCGAAAACTTGCCCGCAATGCGGCAAAGCCCTGCCTGCCGAAGGTCCAGACGGTCGCTGTGCGCAGTGCCTCTCGTCCGCAGCCCTCCAGCCTTCGCAGCTCGACACCGCTCCTCTCGATCCAGACGCCGCCACCCTGCCATTATCCGGGCCACATCCGACACTTTCGGAAGACAACAACAACAGCGACATCCCGCTGCCGGAGGAACTCACCGCACTGCTGCCGAAGGACAACTACTCGGTGGAAAGTTTCCTCGGTCAGGGTGGCATGGGCGCGGTTTACAAAGGCACGCAAGTGCGCCTGCAACGCCCCGTGGCCATCAAGATCATGCGGCGTGATCAAGCCAAGGACCGCGGCTATGAGGAACGCTTCCGCCGCGAGGCACTGGCGCTGGCGAAGCTGAACCATCCAAACATTGTCAGTGTCATCGACTACGGTGAAGCGGGGCCGGACTACCTCTACATCGTCATGGAGCTTGTCGATGGCGCGGATTTGGTGGGCGTCATCCGCAGCGGCCAGATGACGCAGGAGATGGCGATGAAGCTGCTGCCGCAGATTTGTGACGCGCTTCAGTTCGCGCACGACCACGGCATCATCCACCGTGACATCAAACCCAGCAACATCATGCTCACGCGCGATGGCCGGGTGAAGATGTGCGACTTCGGACTGGCCAAACGCTATGACGTGGACAGTGACTTCCGCACCAAGGCTGGCACCGGCATGGGCACACCCGACTACGCGGCGCCGGAGCAGTTCAATGCCGCCGGAGTGGTGGACCACCGTGCGGACATCTATGCGCTAGGCGTCATGATCTACCAGATGATCACCGGTGACCTCCCGCGCGGCGCGTGGAAGCCACCGTCGCAACGTCCTGGAGTGGTTCCGCAATGGGACGCCATCGTGTCCCATGCGATGGAACCCAATCCGAATGACCGCTACGCGCGGGCCGATGAGGTGAAAACGGAGGTATCCCGGATCATGCTCACGGACGCTGTGGAGCAAGCGCCCCGCCTGCCTGCCAAAAGCCCAACAGGCGCAACGCCCGCCCTACAGTCGAAATCAAAAACACTGCGCCTTGTCAGCATCCTCAGCGCAGCGGTCGTGATCACGGCGGGAGTGTTCTTCGTGTTCGACAAGCCCTCCGCATGGTTTGCAAAGCCCCGCTCCTCACCTCCACCACTCCCCGTCTCCCAGTCTTCAGCAACTCCCGGCACCATTCCTTTCATCCTCACTTCTGCCGACTACCAGTGGTCAGCGCCCATGAACCTCGGGCCGATGGTGAACAGCGCCAAGGATGAACAGGGCGTGGCGATCACCGCTGACGGATTGGTCCTCACCGTGCAGTCCGCACGCTTTCATCCCGAGGATTTGGTTGAATGCACGCGTCGCACTCCGAGCGAGCCATTTGGTGAAGCCCGGCCGCTCGACGAGGTGAACACAGACAGAGCCGAGACCAATCCTTGGATGAGCGCGGACGGCCTCACCTTGCTCTACAGCGCTTCGCAGGGACCGGACCACCAAGGCGGGCCATCCCTGGACATCTACCAAAGACAGCGCCGTGATCGAAGCTCGCCTTGGGGAGAACAGACCCATTTGGGCACGCTGGTGAACGTTCTCGGCCTCGATCTCGCCCCCAGCCTCTCTGTTGATGGCCTCACACTGCTGTTCATCTCCGACCGGCCCGGAGGACATGGTTGGTGGGACGTCTGGCGCAGCAGCCGCCAATCACTCACTTCACCTTTCGAGCAGCCCGAGAACTTGGGCACCGGAGTCAACAGCACCGGCACCGAGCGGCAGGTCTTCCTGGCCTCTGACAATCGCACGATTCTCTTCATGCGGAATGCTGCCAATTCCGCTGACCTGTCCCCATCGGTTCTATTCATGGGCGTCCAAGATGAACACGGCAGTTTCAGTGCCAGTCCCCTCGACTGGCCGATCAAAGGCAAGGTCGCCACCCCCTGGCTGTCACCCGATGGCCGCACCCTCTGGTTCGCCTGGGATGGACCCGGCGGTCAGGGCGGCATGGACATCTGGCAGATCCAGCGCGTGCCGAAGCGTTGA